CTGTCGGGTTAATTCTTCGAGGTCGCGCAAAACAGCGTTGAAATCACTTTCCTGTTGGTCGCTCATTCCCTCCTTCGGCAAAGAAAGTTCGTCGCGTTCGGTTTCGAGATCGGCGAGTTTTGCCATTTCATGGCGGACGGTTTGATCTACAGTGGCCCATTCACCTTCCCATTTTTCAACGTCACTCAAGTCCTGTTCATTGAGTTTGCTCAACTCTACAGGGAACTTCTCCAGTTCAAGTTGCGCAGCGTTTTTGGCGGAAGCTGCTTTTCTGAATTTCAACGCGTATTCATACAGCCGTTCTTTGCCCAGCTGCTCGTCGAGGTGCTGTAATTTTTTGCGCAGCGAGGCCAGTTCGTCTTCCTTCCGCTTCAGTTCCGCCTGTTTGTTTTGAACATCGCGCACATTCCGCCGCGCATTCTTAAGATTCGAAGTTTCAGCAATGGTTCTTCGGCTGACTTTGTCGGAAAACTCCAGTTTGGCTTGTGCTGCGTTGAGATCAAAGCCACCGCTGAGCTGCCGGTGAATTTCACTTGCCAGTTCCGATTCCTTTGCAGTCACCAGTTCGTGCAGCGCAAGGAGGTAGCGCTGACGGTCCTCGGCCAGTGGAGTGCGGAAATCCTGCGTTTGACCGTTTCGCTGCGACCTTGAAAAACCGGCGTCCAATTCAAAATACCAATCGTCGCTCTCCAGTTTGGCGTGGGCACTGATGGTGTATTCCCGCGTATTGTCTTTCCAGATAACCTCCTGAATAGCGCGGGCCACCGAACTTTTTCCCGAGGCGTTCGGGCCGTACACGATATTGAGTTGTGGCGAAAATTCGGAGTCGATGCGCAATCCGTCCCTGAATCCCGGCATGCGAGATATCTTCAGCTTGCTGATATGGAGCACCTGCGGGCTCATGGTTGTCCGGAGTTTTGCTGTTGCATCAATTCGCCGAGCAGCTTTTTGCAGGCATTGAGCAGGTAGTCATTTTTACGCGCTTGCTGTTCATCCAAAAAAAGCACATCCTTACCGCGCCCTTGCAAATCCGTATAGGCCGTTCCGGATTTCACCCTGGAGAATGCGTTGTTCCACTCCTCCTTCATTTTCTCGAGCAGCGGAGTACTTTCCTCGCGTTGGAGCGCGAGAATAGACTCAGCCAGCAATCCGGCCGGCGACGACTGCTGAGCCAGTTCCTCCATATTGCTGATGGCCGGCACGAGCTGATTGATTACTTTTCTGACAGACAAACCGATGCCGTTCAGGTCGAGATTCAAGTCCTCTACCATATTTTTCAAGGCACCGTCCACTGACGTAATATCATCTTGTTCTCCGGTCAGTATGAGGTCAATCACCAAATGCTCCACGCCCATCGCAGCAAAATCCTCAGAATGGGCAAAGGCGTTAAAAGCCGACATTACTTCAGCGCGAATCCCCGCAGACCTCGTTATGGGAACCGACAACGTTTCATACCGCACCGGGGAAAGCGGAACCTGGGTGGTTCGAATATCACTGATGCCATGAACTTCAATCAGCAATGGTCCGTGTACCCCCTGCTCTTTTGGGCTGAGTGCCTGCGGAGAACCGGGGTACCAAATATCGCAGCCCGGCGATGCCCAATGCTCTGGTTTGTGAATATGGCCGAGCACCCACAACCCCACTCCTGCCGACTGTAGCCGGGAAACCTCAAGCGGAGCGTACGAACTATCTGGCGCGCCCACTTCTCCGTGAAGCAAACCGATGGTGGGCCATGATGGATTGAGTTGCTCCCGTAAAAGACTGTTGATTGGATCCTGGCGGAAATATTGGGTTGGAAAGGACCAGCCGACAAGTTGCAGTTGGA
The Cryomorphaceae bacterium DNA segment above includes these coding regions:
- a CDS encoding DNA repair exonuclease, with protein sequence MIKLLATGDLHLGRSSTQLPAGADEYPVSKVWKRIVEKAINLKVDALLLSGDIIDRENRFFEAVGQLQSGFAKLRDADIPVYMVSGNHDFDVLPDVLNHDNSAHVHLLGASGSWQTEVFAKNGIQLQLVGWSFPTQYFRQDPINSLLREQLNPSWPTIGLLHGEVGAPDSSYAPLEVSRLQSAGVGLWVLGHIHKPEHWASPGCDIWYPGSPQALSPKEQGVHGPLLIEVHGISDIRTTQVPLSPVRYETLSVPITRSAGIRAEVMSAFNAFAHSEDFAAMGVEHLVIDLILTGEQDDITSVDGALKNMVEDLNLDLNGIGLSVRKVINQLVPAISNMEELAQQSSPAGLLAESILALQREESTPLLEKMKEEWNNAFSRVKSGTAYTDLQGRGKDVLFLDEQQARKNDYLLNACKKLLGELMQQQNSGQP